From one Lolium rigidum isolate FL_2022 chromosome 4, APGP_CSIRO_Lrig_0.1, whole genome shotgun sequence genomic stretch:
- the LOC124646421 gene encoding TATA box-binding protein-associated factor RNA polymerase I subunit B-like: protein MDDDGAASPVHHGGGGIIRVVCESCGNPDEYSPDDAEDGFFSCRQCSNVHTSTQATAADPDDFQEIVKSTFRISQPAKPRTPYRTPFHAPHAPAAPAFNGFDEPSEPRDFVSGDEEAWRDPEELANRVRWRYVQGLQVILQRQLEVLVERYRVGALVCGVAGTVWVRWVAASKVFDEMWARKVLAEDEAAQRLKYSAPGGEQVPQEVKLELEDEVLLPKDRRRVEFIFLRSLRMMLPVYSTLSVCFLACHIAREAVLPTDIYRWALEGKLPYVAAFTEVDKLLGTPIKHCPLNARQLFRPVRVIGIWQLEAAAASIAQRIGLQLPSVNFYAIAQRYLNELSLPVETILPHACRIYEWAMPAELWLSSNPARAPTQVCVMAILIVSLRLLYNINGQGIWEEICEAGRDACGSGPDANLPTSMKPNGDTSEEFGTKELLCTLADAYDNIDVAHDYSKDLHSYLKYCKDVVFPGIACSVEEEHLIEIFQDMYKGRTGENPKAHMEEMRTTNGVNKRGRDGTFVGARCFSSAPGIQRIKSEMEDRGFCYIPPRKVLKSDGYLHYRRKTITGSLVCVGHADYYMLIRAFAKLAEVDVRIMHTSVLKLERRLAQIEQRIGKSLDALQNLPS, encoded by the exons ATGGATGACGACGGCGCCGCCTCCCCGGTCCACCACGGCGGCGGGGGAATCATTCGCGTGGTCTGCGAGTCTTGCGGCAATCCGGACGAGTACAGCCCGGACGACGCCGAGGACGGCTTCTTCTCCTGCCGCCAGTGCTCCAATGTCCACACCTCCACCCAGGCGACCGCCGCCGACCCCGACGATTTCCAAGAAATCGTCAAGTCCACCTTCCGAATTAGCCAACCCGCCAAACCCCGCACGCCCTACAGAACCCCTTTCCACGCCCCCCACGCTCCGGCCGCTCCCGCCTTCAACGGCTTCGACGAGCCAAGCGAGCCGCGCGACTTCGTGTCTGGCGACGAGGAGGCTTGGCGCGACCCGGAGGAGCTGGCGAACCGGGTCCGCTGGCGCTACGTGCAGGGCCTGCAGGTGATCCTGCAGCGGCAGCTCGAAGTGCTGGTCGAGAGGTACCGCGTCGGCGCGCTCGTCTGCGGCGTGGCTGGAACTGTCTGGGTGCGCTGGGTGGCTGCctccaaggtgtttgatgaaatgtgggCGAGGAAGGTGCTCGCCGAGGACGAGGCTGCTCAGAGACTCAAGTACTCTGCTCCTGGAG GTGAACAGGTACCTCAAGAGGTCAAACTTGAATTGGAGGATGAAGTATTGCTTCCAAAAGATAGGCGAAGGGTTGAGTTCATCTTTCTGCGCTCACTGAGGATGATGCTGCCAGTGTACTCAACATTGTCTGTCTGTTTCCTGGCCTGTCATATTGCCcgggaagccgtcctgccgactgacatTTATAGGTGGGCACTGGAGGGCAAGCTTCCCTATGTGGCAGCATTTACCGAAGTGGACAAGCTTCTCGGGACCCCTATAAAACACTGCCCTTTGAATGCAAGACAACTATTCAGGCCAGTCCGAGTGATTGGAATATGGCAACTGGAAGCCGCGGCAGCATCCATAGCACAAAGAATTGGCTTGCAGCTTCCTTCGGTTAATTTCTATGCTATTGCTCAACGCTACTTGAATGAGTTGTCTCTGCCGGTAGAAACAATCCTCCCTCATGCTTGCCGCATCTATGAGTGGGCAATGCCTGCAGAACTATGGTTGTCTAGTAATCCAGCTAGGGCCCCTACACAGGTCTGCGTAATGGCTATACTGATAGTGTCTCTAAGACTTCTGTATAACATCAATGGCCAAGGGATATGGGAG GAGATTTGTGAGGCAGGAAGGGATGCATGTGGGTCTGGCCCTGATGCAAATTTACCAACATCTATGAAGCCTAATGGTGACACCAGTGAGGAGTTCGGCACAAAAGAATTGTTGTGCACTCTTGCAGATGCCTATGATAATATTGACGTTGCACATG ACTATTCGAAGGACCTTCATTCGTATCTCAAATACTGCAAGGATGTCGTTTTTCCGGGGATTGCATGCTCAGTCGAAGAGGAGCACTTAATAGAGATCTTTCAAGACATGTACAAAGGACGAACA GGTGAGAATCCAAAAGCGCACATGGAGGAAATGCGAACCACAAATGGGGTGAATAAACGTGGCCgggatggaacttttgttggtgcAAGGTGCTTTTCTTCAGCACCAGGAATACAAAGGATTAAGTCAGAGATGGAAGATCGTGGATTCTGTTATATACCACCAAGGAAAGTGCTAAAATCAGATGGTTATCTTCACTATAGAAGGAAGACAATAACTGGTAGTCTTGTTTGTGTTGGACATGCTGATTATTACATGTTGATACGTGCATTTGCAAAGCTTGCAGAAGTTGATGTTAGGATTATGCATACTAGTGTGCTAAAACTTGAGAGGAGACTTGCCCAGATAGAACAACGGATAGGCAAAAGCTTGGATGCCTTACAGAATCTACCGAGCTAA
- the LOC124647821 gene encoding uncharacterized protein LOC124647821: MSRSRARSGSSIRRPLAAGKPNPSSIPRPQVQVPAKEAPDSGRSTAAASRAGLDRLVTDAADMFPGLSPPPSLVPSVSPAATDQSSSIGASIAIVAVVIIATTLLTCCIGVLCRSSRHRRTSCSSFSHHRRSSSPKASSSAASKMNAEVYVSGLELPVPSAPCLPEVEKLILELLSQPPVLVKPGSRMFCCICGQFFVPGDLIMALPVCSHKFHQSCVISRIRRPAAPSCCPFCDAPITIPCTNKTRLAPTYCSDQYDIEAQIMTTPAPPGEEVAEAVGGSRGWLRSSLDRLSGSWRGCSSNHATAVVVPVPLQHTTRSWRLDNMGHLGTDSNGTQMQSGEEVQAVGGSQGWLRSYLATLSNSWSGRSDSPSSIVVLPLSSGRATESLSQVPSGCGGTGSWSRSWDLEAAEQRT; this comes from the exons ATGTCCCGCTCACGGGCACGCTCCGGTTCCTCCATtcgccgccccctcgccgccgggAAACCTAACCCTAGCTCCATCCCCCGCCCCCAGGTACAGGTCCCCGCGAAGGAGGCTCCCGATTCAGGCCGCAGCACCGCCGCAGCGTCGCGCGCCGGCCTCGATCGTCTCGTCACCGATGCAGCAG ATATGTTTCCAGGTCTTTCACCGCCTCCGTCTCTGGTGCCGAGCGTGTCACCCGCAGCTACTGATCAGTCTTCATCCATAGGCGCCAGCATCGCCATTGTTGCTGTTGTCATAATTGCCACGACTCTCTTGACCTGTTGCATTGGGGTCCTCTGCCGTAGCTCCCGCCATCGTCGCACGTCCTGCTCTTCATTctcccaccaccgccgcagcagcTCCCCCAAGGCCTCGTCGTCAGCAGCGTCCAAAATGAATGCAGAAGTGTATGTGTCTGGGTTGGAGCTCCCTGTGCCATCTGCGCCCTGTCTACCGGAGGTTGAGAAGCTGATCTTGGAGTTGCTCTCGCAACCCCCAGTGCTGGTGAAGCCGGGGAGCAGAATGTTTTGCTGCATCTGCGGCCAATTTTTTGTGCCTGGTGATTTGATCATGGCTCTTCCGGTGTGCTCACACAAGTTCCATCAATCGTGCGTTATCTCACGGATTCGCcgacccgcagcaccttcatgttGTCCCTTCTGCGATGCTCCCATTACCATTCCCTGCACTAACAAGACAAGGCTTGCACCAACTTACTGCTCAGATCAGTATGACATTGAGGCACAGATCATGACAACGCCAGCTCCGCCTGGAGAGGAGGTGGCAGAGGCTGTTGGGGGCTCTCGTGGGTGGCTGCGATCTTCACTGGACAGACTTTCAGGCAGCTGGAGGGGTTGCTCCAGCAACCATGCCACTGCAGTGGTAGTGCCTGTGCCCTTACAGCATACAACCAGAAGCTGGAGACTAGACAACATGGGCCACCTTGGCACTGATTCAAATGGCACCCAGATGCAGTCTGGCGAGGAAGTACAGGCTGTTGGGGGCTCTCAGGGGTGGCTGCGCTCTTATTTGGCTACACTCTCCAACAGCTGGAGTGGACGCTCAGACAGCCCTTCCTCTATTGTGGTTTTACCATTGTCCTCAGGGCGTGCAACTGAGAGCTTGAGCCAGGTACCAAGTGGCTGTGGTGGTACTGGTTCATGGTCTAGGAGCTGGGATCTTGAAGCAGCTGAGCAGAGGACCTAG